The sequence CTGGATGCGAGACCAAAGGCTTAAAAACTGAATCTTGCTCCCACAAACGGGAGCGGCAATTGGCTTTATCTGGTCGGTGTGAGAGGATTTGAACCTCCGACCCCTTCCTCCCGAAGGAAGTGCGCTACCAGGCTGCGCTACACACCGACAGTAACCATAAAAATAACCGGCGGAATTATATCAATCCGTTCGACGCTGTCCATCACCCACCTCTTTTCTGTCTGCTTATGGTTAATATCGGCAACTATTCTTCATCCATCTGAATATGACCATTGACACCTTTTTGGTATTCGTTAGAGAATGGTTAGTCCGAACAGACTTACAGGTTCCGGATCAAATACATGTCCAATTCGTCCATTTCTGCCGCAGATAGAATAAGAGAGAAAAAAAAGCGATTTCTTGATCGTGAGCAACGTATTATCGATGCAAGTTTAAGGCTGCTCCTACAACGGGGTGTGGATAATGTCACCGTGTCGGCAATTGCTCAGGAAGCAGGCGTAGGAAAGGGCACCGTCTACAAGCATTTTCTAACCAAAACAGAAATTCTGATGAGCATTATTCTCAATTATGAGCAGAATATTTCTGCCAAGTTAAGAGCGGGTATTGATGCTTCAGAGCGTGGCGACTCCGGCGCGACACCACGGGCGTATTTCCGGGCAAGACTTGAAAACCCCGCTGTAGATCGGTTAGTACAGCAGTTGGAAGTGCGGCTTCAGGGAGATCCTCAGGTAAAGGCACAAATGGATGAATTAAACAAATTAAGGCTCTCCAACATCAATGCGCTCAACGCCACAACAGAGACACTCATCGCCAAGGGTGTGTTGGAAGATGTACCGCCACACTTCCATTATCTTGCTTGCTGGGCTCTCGCCAAGGGTGCGGTTGAAGTCTATTTTAACAGCAGCTTTGCCAGTCTGATTGATGACAAAGAACAATTGCTTGATTTTCTCACCAATATTGGCATTACCATGGGCAATCGCGGGCAATTAAAAACAGCAGGCTCTCCATAATTTGAAAACTGCCAAAGACGCCTTTCAACGACTGGTCGACGAACTGACAGCTGGCGAGTTGCCTGTAAAGTCACTACCTCCTGTTGAAGCCTGGACGCCCCCTCTGAGTGGACGAATGGACCTTGTTATCAGACGTGATGGC is a genomic window of Pseudomonadales bacterium containing:
- a CDS encoding TetR/AcrR family transcriptional regulator, with the translated sequence MSNSSISAADRIREKKKRFLDREQRIIDASLRLLLQRGVDNVTVSAIAQEAGVGKGTVYKHFLTKTEILMSIILNYEQNISAKLRAGIDASERGDSGATPRAYFRARLENPAVDRLVQQLEVRLQGDPQVKAQMDELNKLRLSNINALNATTETLIAKGVLEDVPPHFHYLACWALAKGAVEVYFNSSFASLIDDKEQLLDFLTNIGITMGNRGQLKTAGSP